The following are encoded together in the Narcine bancroftii isolate sNarBan1 chromosome 10, sNarBan1.hap1, whole genome shotgun sequence genome:
- the aprt gene encoding adenine phosphoribosyltransferase isoform X1: protein MPRPLALLPPRPRHDAEKMSSEQEEKLRLVRGSVQTFLDFPKPGITFLTPICVIGPHVDPRHLTGSPSRLRILWTRSDIPGIWEETYHSGMAVTLAKDILPILKDPRAFNAVIDLLEDHLKRKFLQMDLIVGLDARGFFFGPSLAQRLGIGFVPIRKKGKLPGKIFSISYNLEYGEAELEIQIDSVKSQQKVVILDDLIATGGTLRAAYDLMKKIGADVLECLVVIEIKDLNGTEKLNCVPFHSLVQF, encoded by the exons ATGCCGCGCCCCCTCGCGCTCCTTCCCCCGCGGCCCCGCCACGATGCTGAAAAAATGAGTTCGGAGCAGGAGGAGAAGCTGCGGCTGGTGCGCGGCAGCGTCCAGACTTTCCTCGACTTCCCCAAGCCGGGCATAACGTTCCT GACTCCTATCtgtgtcattggtccccatgtggacccACGACATCTGACTGGCTCACCCTCCCGCCTGAGAATACTGTGGACTCGATCAGACATCCCTGGCATCTGGGAAGAAACATACCATTCGGGTATGGCTGTTACTTTGGCAAA AGACATTCTCCCCATTTTGAAAGATCCTAGAGCCTTTAATGCAGTTATTGACCTGCTTGAAGATCATTTGAAAAGGAAGTTTCTCCAAATGGATTTAATTGTGG GTTTGGATGCCCGTGGATTTTTTTTTGGTCCTTCTCTGGCACAGAGACTTGGAATTGGTTTTGTACCCATTAGAAAGAAAGGAAAACTTCCGGGTAAAATATTTTCCATAAGCTACAATCTAGAATATGGAGAG GCAGAATTAGAGATACAAATTGATAGTGTGAAATCACAGCAAAAAGTTGTCATCCTTGATGATTTAATTGCAACTGGAG gTACCCTGAGAGCTGCCTACGATCTAATGAAGAAAATTGGAGCTGATGTTCTTGAATGCTTGGTTGTAATTGAAATTAAGGATCTGAATGGTACAGAAAAACTGAATTGTGTGCCTTTTCATTCACTAGTTCAGTTCTAA
- the aprt gene encoding adenine phosphoribosyltransferase isoform X2 → MPRPLALLPPRPRHDAEKMSSEQEEKLRLVRGSVQTFLDFPKPGITFLDILPILKDPRAFNAVIDLLEDHLKRKFLQMDLIVGLDARGFFFGPSLAQRLGIGFVPIRKKGKLPGKIFSISYNLEYGEAELEIQIDSVKSQQKVVILDDLIATGGTLRAAYDLMKKIGADVLECLVVIEIKDLNGTEKLNCVPFHSLVQF, encoded by the exons ATGCCGCGCCCCCTCGCGCTCCTTCCCCCGCGGCCCCGCCACGATGCTGAAAAAATGAGTTCGGAGCAGGAGGAGAAGCTGCGGCTGGTGCGCGGCAGCGTCCAGACTTTCCTCGACTTCCCCAAGCCGGGCATAACGTTCCT AGACATTCTCCCCATTTTGAAAGATCCTAGAGCCTTTAATGCAGTTATTGACCTGCTTGAAGATCATTTGAAAAGGAAGTTTCTCCAAATGGATTTAATTGTGG GTTTGGATGCCCGTGGATTTTTTTTTGGTCCTTCTCTGGCACAGAGACTTGGAATTGGTTTTGTACCCATTAGAAAGAAAGGAAAACTTCCGGGTAAAATATTTTCCATAAGCTACAATCTAGAATATGGAGAG GCAGAATTAGAGATACAAATTGATAGTGTGAAATCACAGCAAAAAGTTGTCATCCTTGATGATTTAATTGCAACTGGAG gTACCCTGAGAGCTGCCTACGATCTAATGAAGAAAATTGGAGCTGATGTTCTTGAATGCTTGGTTGTAATTGAAATTAAGGATCTGAATGGTACAGAAAAACTGAATTGTGTGCCTTTTCATTCACTAGTTCAGTTCTAA
- the LOC138744699 gene encoding ataxin-1-like, with product MKPAYERNQECLPPKKRELLQNNTGGEEVLKNNTLPTNTTTVSDADWSKRAAEENQTTLRYGVRGDNGESSPGVAVDQYSMMYKLAVPPAGYSLNAQNSLVNMGHLSPGYSIASPLLQHHGVPYMPVHYTQLPHGSLQFVGAPYTIPYVSHGILANPLISSTMGVPTSHFSHLVSYPSMMAEAVTPPPQATSPIETYSKATGSPIQNLTPQGQLARLSTADLSQGMAHGRVNFQPSLLTPSYASYTTAALSPDISQDSRYSFQVAKDKEIAETILEVSTNREEGGSNHQSFEKRSRKERFIELQAPHNVGVKESHLSSSPNEKVKGSANFLSHREPRNDVISPAQRSTPDTDLEVQQVVGSLGAQGPLGPVVVRKEVLNSVKTSQNSVRSQEHLKRHLQIIPSKNIVEFCSSEELPKSPYLPAQQYVTSGLKRQMLDDQPGPLHKTVVLANGQPVLMPVDAPVLANSLVNAASVTTESKIQKPLDAQSSVCTVVPLPASQPTVPVIQPVLVQQAPAAHIPSHFMKGAIIQLANGELKRIEDLQAQDFVHSAEISTGLKIDSSTLIDLEESQRAGYITLHFSVGEPKSKVSVEVPPEHPFFVFGQGWSSCNPQRTAHLFGLSCQRLTVGNTCVSLSAQTAGRSSIQPTSSINAISTFESRTAVTSEVVLTPPEVSTHVNRNSEIRNYSQDSVMQHLHTDSETTGVSSHPNYQCHWSSPVFQRDNFQSDETKISTRPSFISQEVKLSIEGRSNAGK from the exons ATGAAACCTGCTTATGAACGAAATCAAGAATGCCTGCCGCCAAAGAAAAGAGAACTTCTACAGAATAACACTGGAGGTGAGGAGGTCTTAAAAAATAATACTTTGCCAACCAATACTACCACTGTGAGTGATGCTGATTGGTCAAAACGTGCTGCTGAAGAGAATCAAACAACACTGAGGTATGGAGTCAGAGGTGACAATGGTGAAAGCTCACCTGGAGTTGCAGTGGATCAGTATAGTATGATGTACAAACTGGCTGTACCACCTGCAGGCTATTCATTAAATGCTCAAAATTCATTGGTGAACATGGGGCATCTCTCACCAGGTTACAGCATTGCATCTCCACTTCTACAGCACCATGGGGTTCCATATATGCCTGTTCATTACACCCAGCTACCCCATGGTTCACTGCAGTTTGTAGGAGCTCCATATACAATACCATATGTATCTCATGGGATTCTGGCAAATCCACTAATTTCTTCAACCATGGGTGTTCCCACCTCTCATTTTTCCCATCTTGTCTCGTATCCTTCCATGATGGCTGAAGCTGTTACTCCTCCTCCACAGGCAACTTCTCCTATAGAAACATATAGTAAGGCCACTGGTTCTCCTATACAAAATTTGACTCCACAAGGACAACTGGCTCGCCTATCTACAGCAGACTTATCGCAAGGTATGGCCCATGGTAGGGTTAATTTTCAACCGTCGCTATTAACGCCATCATATGCATCATATACTACAGCAGCACTGAGTCCAGATATCTCTCAAGACAGTAGGTATAGTTTCCAGGTGGCAAAAGACAAAGAAATTGCTGAAACTATATTAGAAGTCTCAACAAATCGAGAAGAAGGAGGTTCAAACCATCAAAGTTTTGAGAAACGGTCCCGAAAAGAAAGATTTATAGAACTTCAGGCACCCCATAATGTTGGTGTGAAAGAATCACATTTATCTTCCTCGCCAAATGAGAAAGTTAAAGGCAGTGCCAACTTTCTTTCTCATAGAGAACCAAGGAATGATGTTATCTCTCCAGCACAAAGGAGTACACCAGACACAGACCTCGAAGTTCAGCAAGTAGTTGGCAGTTTGGGTGCTCAAGGACCTCTGGGTCCTGTAGTTGTTAGAAAAGAAGTCTTAAACAGTGTGAAAACTTCACAGAATTCAGTCAGAAGTCAAGAGCATTTAAAACGTCACTTGCAAATCATTCCAAGTAAGAACATTGTAGAGTTTTGTTCCAGTGAAGAATTACCAAAATCTCCATATCTGCCTGCTCAACAGTATGTTACATCAGGACTCAAAAGGCAAATGCTGGATGACCAACCTGGGCCCTTGCATAAAACAGTGGTATTAGCCAATGGGCAGCCAGTTTTAATGCCTGTTGATGCTCCTGTTCTTGCAAATTCCTTGGTTAATGCTGCTTCTGTCACAACAGAATCCAAAATTCAAAAGCCTCTTGATGCCCAGTCAAGTGTTTGCACAGTGGTCCCACTTCCAGCATCACAGCCCACTGTGCCAGTTATTCAGCCTGTCCTTGTCCAGCAGGCCCCAGCTGCTCATATTCCTTCACACTTTATGAAAGGCGCCATCATCCAGTTAGCGAATGGGGAGCTGAAGCGTATAGAAGACTTGCAAGCACAGGACTTTGTGCATAGCGCAGAAATTAGCACTGGGTTAAAAATTGACTCCAGCACACTGATTGACCTCGAGGAGAGCCAGCGAGCCGGCTACATCaccctccatttctctgtagGAGAACCTAAATCAAAG GTGAGTGTAGAGGTCCCTCCAGAACACCCATTCTTTGTATTTGGCCAGGGTTGGTCCTCTTGTAACCCACAACGTACTGCACACCTCTTTGGACTTTCATGTCAAAGGCTTACAGTGGGTAATACCTGTGTATCACTCAGCGCGCAAACCGCTGGCAGGAGCTCCATCCAGCCAACATCTTCAATCAATGCCATTTCAACTTTTGAGTCAAGGACCGCTGTAACATCTGAGGTTGTTTTAACTCCTCCAGAGGTTTCAACCCACGTTAATAGAAACTCGGAGATTAGAAATTATTCTCAAGACTCTGTCATGCAGCATTTGCACACGGATTCTGAAACCACCGGTGTTTCCAGCCACCCAAATTACCAGTGTCACTGGTCCTCCCCGGTATTCCAAAGAGATAATTTTCAGTCAGATGAAACAAAAATTTCTACCCGACCATCCTTCATATCACAGGAGGTCAAGCTTTCAATAGAAGGACGTTCAAACGCTGGAAAGTAA